In Acidisarcina polymorpha, the DNA window GCTTGAGGGCTGGCCGGAAAAGGCGCGAGACTTCGTCGGCGGTGGAGATAGCGAATCGTTCTTCATCGTTGGCATGTCCACGAGCGTGCCTGGAGTGCTGGACTCACCCACTAATGTGACCTTGCTAGGCGACGCAGTGCACGCCATGACCCCGACGCTGGGCCGGGGAGCGAACCTCGCGATGCGCGACGCGGCGTTTCTCGGACGGCAGCTCAAGACGGTTGCTAGAGGAGAGAAGGCGTTGGCGGAGGCACTCGGAACCTACGAACAGGAACTCTTGCGGTATGGCTTCGACGTTGTGCGCGAGTCGGTTGCGATGGGCCAGCAGCGAATGGGACAAAACCCGCTTCCATAAACGATCAGTGGTGTCCTGACTGCGGGCGTCATTCACTCGCCTGCAGTCAAATGGGCCATTACGGACCAATAGATCTAATCCTCAGGGGCTGGCGTTCACCGTTTTTCACGTCAGCCCCTGCCACATCTCACGGCCGACTTCGTGCTTCAGGCTCATTCAAAGCTAAAGATAGGATCACGATAGACTTGGAATCAACGACTCCACCGCAATCGCAAGGTCTGACCAGAGTGCTCGTTTCGGTATTCCTGATCGTAATGCCGGCTTCATCGGCTTCGGCATCATGGCTCCGTTGCTGCCCGGAAACGGTGTCTGGCGAACTTCACCCAAGGAGAAAATCTGTGGCCGTTGACAACTTCATCTTCTCCAAGCGCCAAGGCTAGCGAAGCTATAGGTGCGATCAGTAAAGGACGAAAGCACACGCCAAGTGCGCAATTGCACCAGCAGCAGCTCCCCCTATCATTCTTAGATTCTTTCTCTGGACAGCAATGAAGATGTCCGCAATTTGAACGAAGGCAGCAGCTATGAGTATTGACATGACAGCGACTCCGCCTCCCCAGAATGGCAACGCCCCGATTGCAAGCCCGAATGGAAGCGCGCGGGCCGCGTACATCCGTACGTAGAACTCTTCCCCTGCGGTTACCTGTCGCGAATTGGAGAGAGTGGCCGGACGAAACAGCGTGACTGCGGCCCACGCAGCCGAAGCGAGAGAAGCGATGAGATTGAACCATACGATTGTAGTTGTCATAAGGCCTCAGATCAGAGATATGCGTTGAACTACCGACTGGCTCGCTCTTGCCTCGGGCGGGCGATTCGACAGAAATTGACCACATTGGCGGTGATGGGTTTCCAACAACACTCGAAGAATTCGGGTGGACGCGATCAGGTTAGTCCTCAGAAACGCGCCTCGCGCCAGTCAGCGAGTCGGCGCGCCTACAGGGGCTCTTGAGCGGAAACTTCCGCTATCGCGACTTGCGAATAGCGGCCTCATTACACCTTAGTCCAGTTGGCGATTGTCGAGTACCAAGCCGGGATGCGCTCGATCCTCAGATCGGCAATCATTTTTTCAAAATCTGCGCGATAAGGCTTGCTCAGTTGTTCCTTCATGAAGGACTCTGGACTTTCGTTCCAGACTTCGTAGTTCAGAACGCTCTCGGGATCGCTTATGTCCTGCACTACGGAAGCCTCCACAAAGGTATCTTCCTTCACAATATTAGTGAAAATATCTTGAAGCTTTGCAAGAAACTCTTCACGTGCGGATGCCCCGATGCGGAAACGAACAACAAGCGTGATTCTGTCTTTCATAAAGCTCTCCTAGGTGCAAACGTCTGGCCGACTAGACCGGCCATTCTGAGCACTGATGTTCCAAAAGCGCTCCACTCTTCATTGCTTGGGAAACGACTCATTGTTTGGGAAACGACTACCATCCGCAGCGTAGATGGTTCGAACCGAGAACGCCGTTATGGTCAGTTGATACCGCCCAGCGGTCCAACGGGCAGCTCGGAGGCCGATCTCTTCCGCTACTGCGACTTGAACTAAGCCGCTGTGCGGCGGACGCATTCGCGTGCGCTGGGCCAGCAGTTGGGGTGATGATCTAGCGTTTGTCGCAGAGAAGGAGGAATTTCTGTGACCCATCTACGTCAGATCATGCTGGAAGAGTTGGAGCGCCGCAACTACGCTCCGTCCACGATTCGCGCTTACATCCGCACCGTCGAGCACTACTCGCGGCACTTTCACCGTCCACCCGATCAGCTCGGCCTGGATCACATCCGGGAGTATCAGGCAGCCATGTTCCGTACCTGGAAGCTGGCTCCCAACACGGTCACGCAACGGCTGGCTGCGTTGCGCTTCCTCTACATCCAGGTACTGAAGCGCGGTTGGAGCGCCGCCGAGACGCCCTATCCGAAGAAGGTGCTGCATCTTCCGGAGATCCTCAGCCAGCAGGAAGTGGCTCGCCTGATCGATGCGACCGAGACCCCGTTCCAACGCATTCTAGTCATGACGCTCTATGCCACAGGAGCGCGACGGGCAGAGGTGGCTCGGCTGAAGGTGACCGACATCGACAGCCGGCGGATGGTGGTGCACATCCGCGGCGGCAAGGGACGCAAGGACCGCGACGTGATGCTGAGCCCGGCGCTGCTCGAAGCGCTGCGCACCTACTGGCGCGGACTTCGGCACAAGCCGAGCGAGTGGCTGTTTCCCGGCAACCGGTGGCATACGTCGAGCCGGCCGGTTACCACCAAGGTGCTGTGGACAGCGTGCCAGCAGGCCGCGCTCCGCGCCGGTTTGGAGCACAAGCACATCCATCCGCATACCCTGCGTCACTGCTTTGCGACGCACCTGCTCGAAGCTGGAGCCGACCTACGCACGATCCAGGTCCTGCTCGGTCATCGCGATCTCGAAGAGACCACGATCTATCTTCACCTCTCCAGCAAGCATCTGAGTGCAACCTCCAGCCCGCTCGACACCCTTCAGCTTGGAACACCAGGAGAAGCCTTACGAAGCGCCTGAGCCGCTCCTCTGTGGAGATGGCCGACATCGTTCGCTACGCTGGGCAGGGCTTCGTCGAACGCAGCCGCAGGTGGATCAACGGCCAGCATGAGAAGGTGCTGACCGCGATCACCCGGTGCCGCACTGCCGCTCTCGGGGGCCATCGCGACCAGTGCTCCGGCTGCGGGCACACGGCCATCTCCTACAACTCGTGCCGGAACCGACACTGCCCCAGGTGCCAGGGCAACGCCCGCATCCGCTGGCTCCAGCAGCGCGAACGCGAGCTGCTGCCCACGCGCTACGTCCATGCCGTGTTCACGATGCCGCGCGAACTGGCACCACTCGCACTCCAGAACAAGCGGTTGATCTATGGACTGCTGTTTCGCGCCAGTGCCGCCACGCTGCTGGAGGTCGCTCGCGATCCGCGACACCTTGGAGCCGAGATCGGCTTCTTCAGCGTGCTGCACACTTGGGACCAAAGATTGCAGCATCATCCGCATGTCCACTGCGTCATCGCCGCCGGCGGTCTCGCACCGGATCACGCCGGTTGGGTCTCCTCCCAACGATCCTTCTTCCTGCCAGTCAAGGTGCTCGGGCGTGTCTTCCGAGGCAAGTTCGTCGCCGGCCTGAAGGCCGCATTCCAAGAAGGCAAGCTCGAGTTCCACGGCCAACTCGCATCGCTTGCCCAGCCACGCAGCTTCGCCGCCAGGCTCAGAATCCTGTTTCGTCACGACTGGGTCGTCTACTCCAAGCGTCCCTTCGGCGGACCGGAACATGCCCTGCGCTATCTCGGCGCTTACACCCATCGCGTCGGCATCTCCAACAGCAGACTGGTCGCTCTATCCGATGGCCAGGTCAGCTTCCGCTGGAGAGACTCCGCGCACAACAACAGGAAGCGAGTCATGAGCCTTCCTGTAGACGAGTTTCTGCGTCGCTTCCTGTTGCACCTGCTGCCTCGCGGCTTCGTCCGCATCCGCAACTTCGGCTTCCTTGCGAACCGACAACGTGCTACGTTGCTGCCGCTCTGCTTCAGCCTGCTCGAGCGCTCATCAGGACTGCCAGCGCATGCCCCTCAAGAACCTGCACGATCCACCGCTCTTCCGAAGTGTCCACACTGCGGCGCAATCATGCACGTCGTCGAACGGCTCACCTTGGCTCAACTGATGGTTCGCCCTCCACCGCTCCCGCGCAGGCAAGCCGCATGAACCTCCAACCTCATCCTCGAATCGGCTTGGTGCCTCACCATCCCTGCCTGTCCTACGCCACAACGAACACTCAAGGACACTCTTCGAGGACAACAGACAGATGCACTCACCGTCCGACTCTCTTCGGTGGCCATCCACTCCCACCTCAAGAGCTTCCAAAACACCAGGACCACCAGGTTCATCCCTGCCACAAGCGCCTCAAGCCTATCCAACTCCCATAGACCAGAGGCCCCGGACAAAGCGGCTTCCTTCAAGTCGCTGTATCCGAACCGCACCCCAACAGGACTGTTCTAGGTCCAGCCATCTCAAACGTGCGGTCCAGATACAGCCCTAGGACTTCTCGGGCTCAACGTCCGTTCTGCTGGCCAGAAGGCACTGACTTAATTGCAGCTTTCCCTTCGATCCCCGGAATCACCTGCGCTGAGGCTCAGAGCAGGTAAATGGACTCTTCTTTTGGCTGCAGCCGGGGTGAGCATTTTTGAATCATTCCAGAGTTTGAGCGCTCGCTGTTCGTCAAAGGACAGTTTAGAAGACCGCTCCCTGTTTCGGCCGCCGGTGTGATTCAAGTGAGGACTCACTCGATGAGCGAGTCTGTTCGTTTAGTAAGAACTTCTGGTCGCGCTAAACGGATTCTACGACCATAAGAAGAATGCGCGGATCCAGTTCCTTCCGGGGCGCGTTTCTGACCAGACCACCGAGGTTTACGGCGATACACAGGGGGTGCCAGACCGCGCACCGCGTTCACAGCTGCTCGTGGGGAGGTTTCAGGTCGCGGACGATTTGAAGCCAGTCGCGGCCTCTACGGCACGGGCCAACATCACCGGATCAGAAACTCCCTGATAGTCCATGCGTGGCGTATAAGGCAGTTCCAGCCGGGCAATTTGGTCGTCGGTCAGGTTCACTGAGAGCGCAGCGATGGCGTCGTCGATATGTTTCGCCTTAAGCGCGCCAACAATCGGCGCAGCCACGACGGGCTTGCTTCGCAGCCATGCCAAGGCGATGCTCGCCTGACCGACGCCGCACTCCTTTGCGATTGCCGTCAGCGCGTTAACGATCTCCTGGTCACTTTTTGCGTTGGTCTCATCCTTGTGGCCAGCAGCAGCTTCACTCTCTGATCGGAGCGTTGTCTCCCCCCAAGGTCGGGCAAGTATCCCTCGTGCGAGCGGACTGTACACGATCGTCTGGACGCCTTCGTCTGTGCAAAGCGGGAGCATCTCGCGTTCTTCTTCGCGCCCAAGGAGATTGTAGGTGTCCTGCAAGGAAACGAAACGCGCCCAGGCGTTCGCCTTCTGAAGGTGCAGCGCTTTACTGAACTCCCAAGCCTTCATCGAAGAAGCACCCAGATATCTGACTTTACCCATTTTCACTAAGTCGTGAAGTGCTTCCAACGTCTCCTCCCACGGAGTCAATTGATCCCGACGATGAATCTGGTATAGGTCCACGTAATCGGTTCCAAGCCTTCTTAGGCTGTGATCGATCTCCGTCATGATCGCCTTCCGTGAAAGCCCGATGGCGTTTGGACCATCATGGGTGGCAGCGGCAAGTTTCGTAGCGATCACCAGACTGTCACGGTTGGTGAACTCCTTCAGTGCTCTGCCTATGATTTCCTCGCTCCCTCCGTTCGAGTACATGTTGGCCGTGTCAAAGAAGTTAATGCCTGCTTCTATGGCGTGGCGGATGAGTGAGCGGCTGGCTTCCTCGTCGAGTGACCAGCTTGGATAAGCGTGAAGGCTCACCGAACCCCATGCAGCCGATACAGATTGGCGAGATGTCGAGACCGGTGCGCCCTAACTTTTTGTATTGCATAGATCCTCAGAACCGGCTACAAAGGGATAACTCTCCGGTTAGATTAGGAGCTTAGCGGAGAACTCTCCGCTTAGTCAAGGGCGATGGCAGACAAAGAGACATTACGTGCAGACGCGCAAGCAAACCGGGATCGCATCTTGGATGTGGCGCGCGATGCGCTAGCCGCCGATCCGGCTGCCTCCCTCAATTCGATAGCGAATACGGCGGGTGTTGGCGCAGGCACGCTATATCGTCACTTTCCAAGCCGTGAGTCTTTAGTACTCGGCGTGTATCGCAAGGAGATCGATACCCTCGTGGCGCTTGCTCCGGTACTCCTTAGCAAGCAGCCACCTTTACGCGCGTTCCGCAGTTGGTGTGATCGTCTCGCCAAATTCGGACGAATGAAATATGGGGTTGCAGACATCGTCCACGCCGCTACATCGGAGCAGGAAAACCAGGAAATCTACGGGCCTATGTTGGGTGCGGTCCATCAGTTGATGGAGGCCTGTGAGGGTTCAGGTGAGATCCGTCCCGGAGCGGATCCCGAAGACTTCCTTGTGCTTGTCGGACTACTGTGGCGAATCCCGCCAAACGCAGCCGGAGAGGCGCGTGTGAAAAGACTTCTAGCAGTTGCGTTCCGGGGGCTGGGAGCGAAAGACTAGCCCCGATACGGCTTGCCGGAAACTGGCGGTGCTCAACACAGCGCCTTAGCCTACAATTTCTGAAGTTTGGTGTAGGGACCCGTAAAGGGGGAGGTGCGTCCGACTATCCTGTCCCACCTGGCGCGATCTCGCGCACGTTGCCGTAGCAATGTGGAGGATCAGCGAGAGACTACGGTGCGAGGCTAGGCTCGCCTTTAAGCGGCAGATACTCGTGGATCAAGGAAATTGACATGCTGCCTTCGCCAACGCCGCTGGCGACGCGTTTGATGGAGCCGTGGCGAACGTCGCCGGCGCAAAATACTCCGGCCGCGCCGTCCTGAAAACCATGCATCTGCAGTTTTCGAAAATTTCTTTTCTTAGCTAAGTGGCACTCCAGACGGCTCATCACCATGAGTTTTCATGTGTTTGAGCACTCCGCTGAGCAGTAGCTTGACTGAAGCGTTCGAATTTTCGGAACGAAATGCGGCATCAATCGACGTCCGGGCTTGTGAGATCACCGGGATGAATACAACTCCAGGTACAGGAATAGCAGCAACACTTCTGGGAGCGAGTGAAACTCCCAATCCGGCCCCGATAAGCATTGCCATGGTGGTCCACTGAGGAGCTTCCTGGACAATATTTGGTTTGAATCCATGTGAAATGCACATGTCAATGGTCCGCTCATATGCGAGTTTAGCTAGGGTTGGAGGGAAGAAGACGAATGGTTCCTTCGCAAGCGACTCAGGCCTAATGCGTTTCTCCGCAGCAAGTGGATGCTGCTTCGAGAGGATGGCAACATAGGGCTCTCGAAGAAGCGTCTTCATGCTCAGGCCATCCATACCTTCCCCGTCGCGCATAAAGCAGATGTCCAGCATGCCTTCCGCCAGCTGACTTCTCTGCTGATTGACATGAAGCTCGCGAAGTTCCAGAGCGACATCAGGGTAGGCCCTTCGGAAATCCCCTATAGGAGTCGAGATGCGGTTCATCATGGCAGAACCGCAGAATCCAATCACAAGATTGCCTGCTTCTCCTCTCCCGATCTTCCGTGCAGTTTCAATAGTTGCGCTGAGATTCTGCTCAAGGCTCGCTGCTCGGCGCTGGAGGAAGACACCGGTCAAAGTCAGTTGCACTCCTTTGGGGTGCCGCTTGAAAAGAGGATGACCGACCATCCGTTCGATTCGCCCGATCTGTTGGCTTAGGTTTGGCTGGGCCACGCCCAGCTTGTTTGCGGCGCGTCCCACATGAAGCGTTTCGGCAACGGCCAGAAAGAGGCGAAGATGTCGCATTTCTAGTTGGTTGTTCATCACTCCCATCATATCGGAATGCCGGAAACGCATATTGGACGCATACTTGCGATTTAGTTAGCTTAGTAAAAGAGTCAACCACGGAGCGGCATCCTGGTCTTCGAGCCGCTGAACGCCAAAGCTAGAGACCACAAGGCAAGGGCGAGGGATTCGATATGGCAGAACCGTTAGGGGTAGGAATTATCGGCGCAAGCGCAGACCGCGGATGGGCGAAAATCTCCCACATACCCGCGGTACAGGGCCTTGCCGGATTGGATTTGGTAGCCGTAGCTTCAGGCAGCCAATCAAAAGCCGATGCCGCTGCGAAAGCCTTCGGGGCCACAAAGGGCTATGCAGACGGCAAAGACTTGATCAAGGACCCGGCCGTCGACATCGTAACGATTGCGGTAAAGGTTCCGGATCATCGGGGTTTGGTGCTCGCGGCGCTCAACGCCGGCAAGCACATCTATTGCGAATGGCCTCTGGGCCGCAACCTTGCCGAAACAAAGGAACTGGCGGCCGCAGCGAAGGCAGCAAAGGTTCATGCGCTCATAGGGCTGCAGAGTCGGCTGAATCCGGCAATGCTTCGTGCTCGTGCCTTGCTCTCGTCAGGGGCGATCGGCCGCCCGCTCGCCGCTCGAGTCTTATCGACCACGGCGGCCTTTGGGCCGAAGGTGGAAGCGGGAATGGGCTTTAGCGAGGAGGCCGCAAATGGTGTCACGCTGCTGACCATCCAGGGCGCGCATACCCTGGACTTTGCCATTGCCGTACTGGGCCCCTTTGAGGACCTTACCGCCTTGGCGACGACGCAATTTCCGCAGGTTGCGGTCGGCGAGTCGAAGACCGAACAGGCCAGGTCAACGCCCGACCACCTGCTTACACAGGCTCGTTTCGGTGCCGGGGCTGCACTGTCTCTGGAAGTAGCTGGTGGCCGGCAACCCAAGGCGGTCACACTGCGCTTGGAAGTAGATGGGGAGGACGGTTCGCTGAGTCTGGACGGCGGCGCGGTGCGCGGATTCCAGTCGGGAAGGCTCACGGTCAGCTTGCGAGGCGAGCCCGAATCGGTCGATGAAGGCGAGGTCAGTGCAATGTCGGCACAAGCTGCTAATGTCGCTGGTATGTACGTCGCGTTGCGGAACGACATTTTCTCAGGGACTTGGACTGCTCCTGACTTTCAACACGCGGTGCGGCTGGCCAAGCTGCTCGATGACGTAACGGCGTCGTCCCAAAGCGGTTCTCGCAAACCGGCTCTCGATTGGCCAAGTTAGAGGCGAAGGGCCCTTACAGATCCCCGGGAACGTCAACAACGCCGTTCGGAACGCCTGCTTTGTGTCTTCTAGATAAACCCATCCTACTGAGCGAAGGAAGTGATTATGGCAAACATTCAGTCGGACTCTTGCCCGATGACTTTCGGTAGGGCCGATGTCAATGGCATCCGGATATATTACCGGATGGCCGGCTCCGGCGAACCTGTCGTGCTTCTGCATGGCTTTCCCGAGACATCAAACGCCTGGCGCAAAACCATGCCCGCGTTGGCGGAACACTACACCGTCCTCGCGCCCGACCTTCGAGGGTTCGGCGCCTCCGACCGGCCGGATACTGGCTACGACAAGCGAACGGTAGCCGAGGATGTGCACCAGCTCGTTCATCAACTCGGGCTTGGTCCGATCAACCTCGTCAGTCACGACGTCGGGATGATGGTTGGCTATGCCTATGCTTCCGCGTTTCCGTCCGAGGTGAAGCGCCTAGTCTTGATGGAGGCCGCCCTTCCGGGTCTCGGTCTCGAAAAATTGTATGACGCCGACAAGTACCCGCGCATGTATCACCTGCCGCTCTTTGAGGCGCCGAACGGGCTTGCCGAAGCATTGATTACCGGGCGCGAGAAGATGTTCGTCTGCCATTTCATGCGGCAGCAGGCCTACAACGCCGCCGCTCTTGAGGATGACGTGCTGGACGGTTATGCAGACCGGCTTGCGGCACCCGGTGCGTTGCACGCAGGCATCGCTTACTTCCGCGCGCACAAGATCGACGCAGAGCACAACCGCGTGAACGCCAAGACAAAGCTGCCGATGCCGGTGCTGACGGTCGGCGGTACCGCGAGCTTCGGTGCGGATCTTGAGGGCGAAATCCGTCCCTTAGTGAAACGCATGCGAGCCGTGATGATCAAAGATTGCGGCCACTACCTGGCCGAAGAGCAGCCGGAGCGCCTCGTCGAGGAACTTCTGCGCTTCTTCCGCGAAGAAGCCTAAGGATCGCAATGCTGTTCATTGATTGAAACGGAGAACATCATGTTGGACAGTATTGGATTCTTGGCTGCGGCCATGATCGGTACACAGAAGCTCTCGAATCAGGACATCCTTAACGACGAACTTGCGAGATCGCGCCACGCGCTTACTTATCTGAAGCAGAAGATCGGCAACGACGCTATGCGAGAACTCCTAAGAGATGATCTATTGACGATGACCGCCCGCGTGCGAGATTGGGTCAAAGCATCCGCAGGCGCGTGGCAAACGGGTGCGGTCGAGCTGCTTGTGCCTGGTCCTAGCGCGTCTGGTTTTCGGCAATGGTATGCCAATGCCATGTCGGAGAGTTGGGAGGTTGAACTGCGTGCCGGCCATCCCGAACACTTCATCAATCATCCCGTGAGCGACAGCATTGAGGTGATCGAAAACGTTGGCGAAACCGAACTGCCGTGGCACATTTTCTATCGCCGTCTAGCGGAAGAAGCGGAGGTTCCATCCGCGTGGGATCAGCGATTCCCGGTCCACTTTGCTGCGGAGATCGTAGATGCGGAAGGAACGCGGGTCGGTTATTCCATGCGGGAATTCCATGACGACAAGGACGGCCTGCACATGAAACTCACGAGTCATCTGCCGCCGCAGCGCCGCCTGAACTGCTGCAACGGCACCTGCACCACTTCAGCATTGAATACCGTAACTGGGCGAGCTTCGCCCACAAAAAAGTACAGCTGCCCGTTCGTACGCCAACAACAACCGACTAGCGAGCGAGGGTGATCCCCATGGCCTATGAGAGCGTCAATCCATTCACCGAACAGCTTCTGAAGTCCATCCCGGAACACTCAGAAGCTAAACATCGAGCAAATCCAGGATCTGGCCTATCGGGACACCTAACGCGGGTTCTCGTTTG includes these proteins:
- a CDS encoding tyrosine-type recombinase/integrase translates to MTHLRQIMLEELERRNYAPSTIRAYIRTVEHYSRHFHRPPDQLGLDHIREYQAAMFRTWKLAPNTVTQRLAALRFLYIQVLKRGWSAAETPYPKKVLHLPEILSQQEVARLIDATETPFQRILVMTLYATGARRAEVARLKVTDIDSRRMVVHIRGGKGRKDRDVMLSPALLEALRTYWRGLRHKPSEWLFPGNRWHTSSRPVTTKVLWTACQQAALRAGLEHKHIHPHTLRHCFATHLLEAGADLRTIQVLLGHRDLEETTIYLHLSSKHLSATSSPLDTLQLGTPGEALRSA
- a CDS encoding TetR/AcrR family transcriptional regulator, which codes for MADKETLRADAQANRDRILDVARDALAADPAASLNSIANTAGVGAGTLYRHFPSRESLVLGVYRKEIDTLVALAPVLLSKQPPLRAFRSWCDRLAKFGRMKYGVADIVHAATSEQENQEIYGPMLGAVHQLMEACEGSGEIRPGADPEDFLVLVGLLWRIPPNAAGEARVKRLLAVAFRGLGAKD
- a CDS encoding Gfo/Idh/MocA family protein, with product MAEPLGVGIIGASADRGWAKISHIPAVQGLAGLDLVAVASGSQSKADAAAKAFGATKGYADGKDLIKDPAVDIVTIAVKVPDHRGLVLAALNAGKHIYCEWPLGRNLAETKELAAAAKAAKVHALIGLQSRLNPAMLRARALLSSGAIGRPLAARVLSTTAAFGPKVEAGMGFSEEAANGVTLLTIQGAHTLDFAIAVLGPFEDLTALATTQFPQVAVGESKTEQARSTPDHLLTQARFGAGAALSLEVAGGRQPKAVTLRLEVDGEDGSLSLDGGAVRGFQSGRLTVSLRGEPESVDEGEVSAMSAQAANVAGMYVALRNDIFSGTWTAPDFQHAVRLAKLLDDVTASSQSGSRKPALDWPS
- a CDS encoding alpha/beta fold hydrolase — translated: MANIQSDSCPMTFGRADVNGIRIYYRMAGSGEPVVLLHGFPETSNAWRKTMPALAEHYTVLAPDLRGFGASDRPDTGYDKRTVAEDVHQLVHQLGLGPINLVSHDVGMMVGYAYASAFPSEVKRLVLMEAALPGLGLEKLYDADKYPRMYHLPLFEAPNGLAEALITGREKMFVCHFMRQQAYNAAALEDDVLDGYADRLAAPGALHAGIAYFRAHKIDAEHNRVNAKTKLPMPVLTVGGTASFGADLEGEIRPLVKRMRAVMIKDCGHYLAEEQPERLVEELLRFFREEA
- a CDS encoding aldo/keto reductase → MSLHAYPSWSLDEEASRSLIRHAIEAGINFFDTANMYSNGGSEEIIGRALKEFTNRDSLVIATKLAAATHDGPNAIGLSRKAIMTEIDHSLRRLGTDYVDLYQIHRRDQLTPWEETLEALHDLVKMGKVRYLGASSMKAWEFSKALHLQKANAWARFVSLQDTYNLLGREEEREMLPLCTDEGVQTIVYSPLARGILARPWGETTLRSESEAAAGHKDETNAKSDQEIVNALTAIAKECGVGQASIALAWLRSKPVVAAPIVGALKAKHIDDAIAALSVNLTDDQIARLELPYTPRMDYQGVSDPVMLARAVEAATGFKSSAT
- a CDS encoding LysR family transcriptional regulator, with amino-acid sequence MNNQLEMRHLRLFLAVAETLHVGRAANKLGVAQPNLSQQIGRIERMVGHPLFKRHPKGVQLTLTGVFLQRRAASLEQNLSATIETARKIGRGEAGNLVIGFCGSAMMNRISTPIGDFRRAYPDVALELRELHVNQQRSQLAEGMLDICFMRDGEGMDGLSMKTLLREPYVAILSKQHPLAAEKRIRPESLAKEPFVFFPPTLAKLAYERTIDMCISHGFKPNIVQEAPQWTTMAMLIGAGLGVSLAPRSVAAIPVPGVVFIPVISQARTSIDAAFRSENSNASVKLLLSGVLKHMKTHGDEPSGVPLS
- a CDS encoding IS91 family transposase; translation: MSRSSVEMADIVRYAGQGFVERSRRWINGQHEKVLTAITRCRTAALGGHRDQCSGCGHTAISYNSCRNRHCPRCQGNARIRWLQQRERELLPTRYVHAVFTMPRELAPLALQNKRLIYGLLFRASAATLLEVARDPRHLGAEIGFFSVLHTWDQRLQHHPHVHCVIAAGGLAPDHAGWVSSQRSFFLPVKVLGRVFRGKFVAGLKAAFQEGKLEFHGQLASLAQPRSFAARLRILFRHDWVVYSKRPFGGPEHALRYLGAYTHRVGISNSRLVALSDGQVSFRWRDSAHNNRKRVMSLPVDEFLRRFLLHLLPRGFVRIRNFGFLANRQRATLLPLCFSLLERSSGLPAHAPQEPARSTALPKCPHCGAIMHVVERLTLAQLMVRPPPLPRRQAA
- a CDS encoding putative quinol monooxygenase → MKDRITLVVRFRIGASAREEFLAKLQDIFTNIVKEDTFVEASVVQDISDPESVLNYEVWNESPESFMKEQLSKPYRADFEKMIADLRIERIPAWYSTIANWTKV